In one window of Oncorhynchus kisutch isolate 150728-3 linkage group LG16, Okis_V2, whole genome shotgun sequence DNA:
- the LOC109906491 gene encoding uncharacterized protein LOC109906491: MSDQSKCTTIYMSRELRQASDKALSTGAQEIRFPDHKSPPSLRIGQIQSHHLSLGIRRSFASTDLLTNAHPHSAHSALSLDSLEGVLSLHSDSRVELQPTSDTTLNPRSSHSSRLSLEAIALPAGGEGKCSDGKKSLGTEHEENWQDARDGASELHPEDDEDSGSLESIDEEEEEEGLMVVNLKASKEKRKKRHDVEGTSTESPSKYLQEFHSLPKRLVPSEITHCLYELEEECRGVERESDSVKWKMELIHRSVVTVQETLRTLLKRLVEAQSNEALDPTPIPTTHHLLSTTHHRPPHSPSHSLFHSANPLLLADAPTKILSTSQVNQVPSNLSQCTHHHCLAHRSVARRPSETCLTEANATLTQGHCCPRTTSPGTATLTSCAQRGKERAAALHAITDLRMDVEHLRAAYEEGRQEHRETLGVLRAFQKDMGTLVSHWQRDRQDRQKQSDVGPQLEAIRQQSNNVTEMTRQAVAVFGKVGLQLEGLGAVGTLVRSASTKLTPNSSLLCQCCTSKTMDGESKED; encoded by the exons ATGTCGGACCAATCCAAATGCACCACCATCTATATGTCTCGGGAGTTGAGACAGGCCAGCGACAAGGCTTTATCGACAGGTGCTCAAGAGATACGCTTTCCAGACCATAAATCACCACCATCTCTTCG AATTGGTCAAATTCAGTCACACCATTTGAGTTTAGGAATCCGCCGCTCTTTCGCCTCCACGGACCTGCTCACCAATGCGCATCCGCATTCAGCACACAGTGCACTTTCCTTGGACAGCCTGGAGGGGGTGCTATCGCTACACTCAG ACTCTAGAGTGGAGCTCCAGCCTACCAGTGACACCACCCTGAACCCCAGGAGCTCCCACAGCAGCCGGCTTTCCCTGGAGGCCATAGCGCTGCCTGCAGGCGGGGAGGGGAAGTGCAGCGACGGAAAAAAGAGTTTGGGCACGGAGCACGAGGAGAACTGGCAGGACGCCAGGGACGGCGCCAGCGAGTTGCACCCTGAGGATGATGAGGATTCGGGGTCCCTTGAGTCCAtcgatgaggaagaggaggaggaagggttaaTGGTGGTAAACCTCAAAGCAAGTAAAGAGAAAAGGAAAAAGAGACATGATGTGGAGGGGACTTCAACTGAGAGCCCATCAAAGTACCTACAG GAATTCCATAGTTTACCCAAGAGGCTAGTGCCCTCTGAGATCACCCACTGTCTGTATGAACTAGAG GAGGAGTgcaggggagtggagagagagagtgacagtgtcAAATGGAAGATGGAGCTAATTCATCGCAGCGTGGTCACAGTCCAG GAAACACTGCGGACTCTTCTGAAACGCCTGGTGGAGGCTCAGAGCAACGAAGCCCTGGACCCAACCCCAATACCGACCACCCACCACCTCCTTTCCACCACCCACCACCGCCCCCCTCACTcaccctctcactccctcttccaCTCCGCCAACCCTCTCTTGCTGGCAGACGCCCCCACCAAGATCCTTTCCACCTCCCAGGTGAACCAGGTGCCCTCCAACCTGTCCCAGTGTACACACCACCACTGCCTGGCTCACCGTTCCGTGGCGCGCCGTCCATCCGAGACTTGCCTGACCGAGGCCAATGCCACCCTGACCCAGGGCCACTGCTGCCCCAGGACCACAAGCCCTGGAACCGCCACCCTGACCAGCTGTGCCCAGCGGGGGAAGGAGAGGGCAGCAGCCCTCCATGCCATCACTGACCTGAG GATGGACGTAGAGCACCTGCGCGCGGCCTATGAGGAGGGGCGCCAGGAGCACCGGGAGACCCTGGGGGTGCTGAgggccttccagaaggacatggGTACCCTGGTGTCccactggcagagagacagacaggacagacagaagcAGAGTGACGTCGGCCCACAGCTGGAGGCTATCAGACAGCAATCCAACAACGTTACTGAGat gactcGGCAGGCAGTTGCTGTGTTCGGTAAAGTGGGGCTTCAATTGGAGGGGCTGGGAGCAGTAGGAACTCTGGTCCGCTCTGCCTCTACCAAGCTGACACCCAACAG CTCTCTACTGTGCCAGTGCTGCACTTCCAAGACAATGGATGGAGAGAGCAAAGAAGACTGA